The following are encoded in a window of Streptomyces sp. SAT1 genomic DNA:
- a CDS encoding acyl-CoA synthetase: MSSLFPALTDAPGPRPALRFGDRALTYAELAAAAGAVGARVRGRERVAVWATPALETAVAVVGALLAGVSVVPLNPRSGGKELGHILADSAPSLVLAAPGDELPGVLAGSHRVDVDVRERGPVPAEDGRAGDEDPALVVYTSGTTGPPKGAVIPRRAVAHTLDALADAWAWTAGDVLVHGLPLFHVHGLVLGTLGPLRRGGSVRHLGRFTTQGVARELSDGATMLFGVPTMYHRIAEALPDSPELAGALAGARLLVSGSAALPVHDHERIAAATGRRVIERYGMTETLMNTSVRADGEARAGTVGPPLPGVGLRLVEEDGTPLTAYDGESVGEIQVRGPNLFTQYLNRPDATAAAFTADGWFRTGDMAVRDPDGYVRIVGRKATDLIKSGGYKIGAGEIENALLEHPGVREAAVTGEPDADLGERIVAWIVPADPAAPPGTEELAGHVAGRLAPHKRPRVVRLLDTLPRNDMGKIMKRALPQGGPAAEGGR, encoded by the coding sequence CCGTCGGCGCGCGGGTGCGGGGCCGGGAGCGGGTCGCCGTGTGGGCGACGCCCGCGCTGGAGACGGCCGTGGCCGTGGTGGGCGCGCTGCTCGCCGGGGTGAGCGTCGTACCGCTGAACCCGAGGTCCGGCGGGAAGGAGCTGGGGCACATCCTCGCCGACAGCGCACCCTCGCTGGTGCTGGCCGCCCCCGGCGACGAACTGCCCGGCGTGCTCGCCGGATCGCACCGCGTCGACGTGGACGTACGGGAGCGGGGGCCGGTCCCGGCCGAGGACGGCCGGGCGGGCGACGAGGACCCCGCGCTGGTCGTCTACACCTCCGGCACCACAGGACCGCCCAAGGGCGCCGTCATCCCGCGCCGGGCCGTCGCCCACACCCTGGACGCGCTGGCGGACGCCTGGGCGTGGACCGCCGGGGACGTGCTGGTGCACGGGCTGCCGCTGTTCCATGTGCACGGCCTGGTCCTCGGCACGCTCGGCCCGCTGCGGCGCGGCGGCTCGGTACGGCACCTGGGCCGGTTCACGACGCAGGGCGTGGCCCGGGAGCTGTCGGACGGGGCGACGATGCTGTTCGGGGTGCCGACCATGTACCACCGGATCGCGGAGGCGCTGCCGGACTCCCCCGAGCTGGCCGGGGCGCTGGCGGGCGCCCGGCTGCTGGTCTCCGGTTCGGCCGCGCTGCCGGTGCACGACCACGAGCGGATCGCTGCGGCGACCGGCCGGCGGGTGATCGAGCGGTACGGGATGACCGAGACGCTGATGAACACGAGCGTGCGGGCGGACGGTGAGGCCCGCGCGGGCACGGTCGGGCCGCCGCTGCCCGGCGTCGGTCTGCGGCTGGTGGAGGAGGACGGGACGCCCCTGACCGCGTACGACGGCGAGAGCGTCGGCGAGATCCAGGTGCGCGGCCCGAACCTGTTCACGCAGTACCTGAACCGGCCCGACGCGACGGCCGCCGCCTTCACGGCCGACGGCTGGTTCCGCACCGGGGACATGGCGGTGCGCGACCCGGACGGCTATGTCCGGATCGTCGGCCGCAAGGCCACCGACCTGATCAAGAGCGGCGGTTACAAGATCGGCGCGGGCGAGATCGAGAACGCGCTCCTGGAGCATCCCGGTGTCCGCGAGGCCGCCGTCACCGGGGAGCCGGACGCCGACCTCGGCGAACGGATCGTCGCCTGGATCGTCCCGGCGGACCCGGCCGCCCCGCCCGGTACCGAGGAGCTGGCCGGGCACGTGGCCGGGCGGCTGGCCCCGCACAAGCGGCCCCGGGTGGTCCGGCTGCTCGACACGCTGCCCCGCAACGACATGGGCAAGATCATGAAGCGGGCGCTGCCGCAGGGCGGCCCGGCCGCGGAAGGCGGGCGCTGA
- a CDS encoding carboxyl transferase domain-containing protein: protein MAGRHSARQAIALVTDDFTELPDAPAPSGSMGAPDTAAPDTAAPHAAAPHAAAPRAAAPDRPDGPLGWEGYDASRARAAARTGEQESVVCGTARIEGTPAVLISFEFGFLGGSLGTRTGDRLEAAYAYARAHRLPVVPLVATGGSRMQEGMLALTQLQRVARQSALTRAAGLAQIAVLRDPTTGGGWATLGAGADVVLALPGAQVGFAGSRVRPPDADPAAYTAEAQVAAGSADAVVPPGELRATLGRWLRLLTAPSSAPAPPPRALPTAATATTATTATITTTTADTAATASTTATAAATGLPGTDLPATGLPATGWEAVRRARAPERPRAERYLDAYFSDRVALRGDRCGGGPSPETGTDTGTGTDTDAETETGGRGEVGGVLCGFGTHQGRTVAYAAQTGTATRPAGYRTAARLVRLADRLGIPVLTLVDTPGAANDAEAERQGAGAAIADLFGAVAAARTPVTTLVIGEGGSGGALALAAPGNTWAVPDSYFSVIAPELAAAILKRPPEQAPATAEQLRLRPQDLVELGVVRGVVEP, encoded by the coding sequence ATGGCCGGCCGTCACTCCGCCCGGCAGGCGATAGCCCTGGTCACCGACGACTTCACCGAACTGCCCGACGCCCCGGCGCCGTCCGGCTCCATGGGCGCCCCGGACACCGCCGCCCCGGACACCGCCGCCCCGCACGCCGCCGCCCCGCACGCCGCCGCCCCGCGCGCCGCCGCCCCGGACAGGCCCGACGGGCCGCTCGGCTGGGAGGGCTACGACGCCTCCCGCGCCCGCGCCGCCGCACGCACCGGCGAACAGGAGTCCGTCGTGTGCGGCACCGCACGGATCGAGGGCACGCCCGCGGTGCTGATCTCCTTCGAGTTCGGCTTCCTCGGCGGCTCGCTGGGCACCCGCACCGGCGACCGCCTGGAGGCCGCGTACGCCTACGCCCGCGCGCACCGGCTGCCCGTCGTGCCGCTGGTGGCCACCGGCGGCAGCCGCATGCAGGAGGGCATGCTCGCGCTGACGCAGCTCCAGCGCGTGGCACGGCAGTCCGCGCTGACCCGCGCGGCCGGTCTCGCGCAGATCGCGGTGCTGCGCGATCCGACGACCGGCGGCGGCTGGGCCACGCTGGGCGCGGGCGCCGACGTGGTGCTGGCGCTGCCCGGCGCCCAGGTCGGCTTCGCCGGTTCCCGGGTCCGGCCGCCGGACGCCGACCCGGCGGCGTACACGGCCGAGGCGCAGGTGGCGGCGGGCTCGGCGGACGCCGTCGTACCGCCCGGGGAGCTGCGCGCGACGCTGGGCCGGTGGCTGCGGCTGCTGACCGCGCCCTCGTCCGCCCCCGCTCCCCCGCCGCGCGCACTGCCGACGGCGGCGACCGCCACGACCGCCACGACCGCCACGATTACAACGACCACTGCGGATACGGCGGCTACTGCGAGTACGACGGCTACGGCGGCCGCGACCGGGCTGCCCGGCACCGATCTGCCCGCCACCGGTCTGCCCGCCACCGGCTGGGAGGCCGTCCGGCGGGCCCGCGCCCCCGAACGCCCGCGCGCCGAACGGTATCTGGACGCCTATTTTTCCGACCGCGTGGCCCTGCGCGGCGACCGCTGCGGCGGCGGCCCCTCCCCCGAGACCGGCACCGACACCGGCACCGGCACCGACACCGACGCCGAGACCGAAACCGGCGGCCGGGGCGAAGTGGGCGGCGTGCTCTGCGGGTTCGGCACGCACCAGGGCCGTACCGTCGCCTACGCCGCCCAGACCGGCACCGCCACGCGGCCCGCCGGGTACCGCACCGCCGCCCGGCTGGTCCGGCTCGCGGACCGGCTCGGGATCCCGGTGCTGACGCTGGTGGACACCCCGGGCGCCGCCAACGACGCCGAGGCGGAGCGGCAGGGCGCGGGCGCGGCCATCGCCGACCTGTTCGGCGCGGTGGCCGCCGCCCGGACACCGGTGACCACGCTGGTGATCGGGGAGGGCGGTTCGGGCGGCGCGCTCGCGCTGGCCGCGCCGGGCAACACCTGGGCCGTGCCCGACAGTTACTTCTCGGTGATCGCCCCGGAACTGGCCGCCGCGATCCTCAAGCGCCCGCCCGAGCAGGCACCGGCCACGGCCGAGCAGTTGCGGCTGCGCCCGCAGGATCTGGTCGAACTGGGCGTGGTGCGGGGCGTGGTGGAGCCGTAG
- a CDS encoding S8 family serine peptidase, protein MSRGPGRRRATLLSAGLVIALLPAGQAAAGQAAAHDTGSTTPTTSAPRAAAAAGRPADGPRTVTLVTGDRVTVTPLGGGRSTVTVRRPADATGAVRTTVADGTVTVVPDEARPYLRAGRLDPRLFDVSELLRQGLADTRTGELPLIVTYGKDRAVRTPRGAARTRDLASVHGAAVEAGKGRAFWREFTRPGGTRTLSPDGARTLSPDGVDKVWLDGRVRADMAESNAQIGTPEAWEAGLTGKGVTVAVLDTGVDTTHPDLAGRVARTKSFIPGEEVADRNGHGTHVTSTVGGSGAASDGREKGVAPDAVLAVGKVLDDQGTGSESQIIAGMEWAARDVHARIVSMSLGSTEASDGTDPMAQAVDTLSAETGALFVIAAGNTGAPSSIGSPGAADAALTVSAVDSADRAAYFTSAGPRLGDNALKPDLAAPGVDILAARSRLTEGSGDYTTMSGTSMATPHVAGVAALLAQEHPDWGAVRLKDALMSTSKQLDASAYVLGAGRVSVPDAVAAQVTATGSADLGFYGWPYDGNKPVTRTLTYTNSGDRPVELTLAVRGAPDGVAALADRQLTVPAHDTASTTVTGDGAKALVGDTSGQIVASAAGTAVAHTAFGLVKEGERYTLTVHVKDRSGAATAADLAVQRLVAGADPFSAHVDDSGTLRLRLDPGTYSVSSFLDVRGSHGADSLGLGFLAAPEITLDRDREITLDGRRLREVRADVGRRTERRQLLMEYDRKAGGADLFGAVQVPLTYDSVFAAPTEKVRQGSFEYRTVWRLGAPPLAVKGVGDALVQAGSTLTAGRSRLPLVDIGTGGLTGRNVRGKAVLARVTDTTDPGALAQAAQDAGAAALFVTDDAPGRLSLWWGTDDNADRPLLIASVNAADAARLRAARRVDMTGTPHTPYVYDLSDGHPGAVPDHDLTYAPGKRRLAALDVRFHSGQAASGGEFRYSITDTFPIGLGFPESADYPATRTDYVSTGPGQLWHESVTLGEGTLEERSGLVRYTGGSHRELDWFKPVWHPWLGTGLGWGQQRAGNTLQFNAPGWGDSGPDHTGFGDVWSAESGMSQTTVAYLDGKEVDRGTSSSAYVRDAPADEHTYKLVTDTALDPARWKLAGRGHAEWTFRSAATPEDHWSFLPLINLALDVDTDLAGTVRAGSRIPVGLSAAYVAGATGTGTLSGGRLEVSYDEGATWRQVRLAGGHASWKGTLSVPRGAASVSLRASAGDDRGGSVHQELVRAVGVRQR, encoded by the coding sequence ATGAGCAGAGGACCAGGCAGACGGAGAGCGACCCTCCTGTCGGCCGGGCTCGTGATCGCCCTGCTGCCCGCCGGGCAGGCCGCCGCCGGACAGGCGGCCGCCCACGACACCGGATCCACCACCCCCACGACCAGCGCGCCCCGGGCCGCCGCGGCGGCCGGGAGACCGGCGGACGGCCCCCGCACCGTCACCCTCGTCACCGGCGACCGGGTCACCGTCACCCCGCTCGGCGGCGGGAGGAGCACCGTCACGGTGCGGCGGCCGGCGGACGCCACCGGGGCCGTCCGCACCACCGTGGCCGACGGCACCGTCACCGTCGTACCGGACGAGGCCCGGCCGTATCTGCGCGCGGGCCGGCTCGACCCGCGGCTGTTCGACGTCAGCGAGCTGCTGCGGCAGGGACTCGCCGACACCCGCACCGGAGAACTGCCGCTGATCGTGACCTACGGCAAGGACCGCGCGGTGCGCACCCCGCGCGGCGCCGCGCGGACCCGGGACCTCGCCAGCGTGCACGGCGCCGCCGTCGAGGCGGGCAAGGGGCGTGCGTTCTGGCGGGAGTTCACCCGGCCCGGCGGCACGCGCACCCTTTCGCCGGACGGCGCGCGCACCCTTTCGCCGGACGGCGTCGACAAGGTCTGGCTCGACGGCCGGGTCCGCGCCGACATGGCCGAGTCCAACGCCCAGATCGGCACCCCGGAGGCGTGGGAGGCCGGGCTGACCGGCAAGGGCGTCACCGTCGCCGTCCTGGACACCGGCGTCGACACCACCCACCCCGACCTGGCCGGCCGCGTCGCGCGGACCAAGAGCTTCATCCCGGGCGAGGAGGTCGCCGACCGCAACGGCCACGGCACCCACGTCACCTCCACCGTGGGCGGCAGCGGCGCCGCCTCCGACGGCAGGGAGAAGGGCGTCGCCCCCGACGCCGTGCTCGCCGTCGGCAAGGTGCTCGACGACCAGGGCACGGGCAGCGAGTCGCAGATCATCGCCGGGATGGAGTGGGCCGCGCGGGACGTGCACGCGCGGATCGTGTCCATGTCGCTGGGCTCCACCGAGGCCAGCGACGGCACCGACCCCATGGCGCAGGCCGTCGACACCCTCTCGGCCGAGACCGGCGCGCTCTTCGTGATCGCCGCCGGGAACACCGGCGCGCCCTCCTCCATCGGCTCGCCCGGCGCCGCCGACGCGGCCCTGACCGTCTCCGCGGTCGACTCCGCCGACCGGGCCGCCTACTTCACCAGCGCGGGACCGCGCCTGGGCGACAACGCCCTCAAGCCCGACCTCGCTGCCCCCGGCGTCGACATCCTCGCCGCCCGCTCCCGGCTCACCGAGGGCAGCGGCGACTACACGACCATGAGCGGTACGTCCATGGCGACGCCCCATGTCGCCGGGGTCGCCGCCCTGCTCGCCCAGGAGCACCCGGACTGGGGCGCGGTCCGGCTCAAGGACGCGCTGATGTCGACGTCGAAGCAGCTCGACGCCTCCGCCTATGTGCTGGGCGCGGGCCGGGTGAGCGTGCCGGACGCGGTGGCCGCCCAGGTCACCGCCACCGGCAGCGCCGACCTCGGCTTCTACGGCTGGCCCTACGACGGGAACAAGCCGGTCACCCGCACCCTCACCTACACCAACTCCGGTGACCGGCCCGTCGAGCTGACCCTGGCCGTACGGGGCGCCCCCGACGGCGTGGCCGCCCTCGCCGACCGGCAGCTCACCGTGCCCGCGCACGACACCGCCTCCACCACGGTCACCGGCGACGGCGCCAAGGCCCTGGTGGGCGACACGAGCGGGCAGATCGTGGCCTCGGCGGCCGGCACAGCCGTCGCGCACACCGCGTTCGGGCTGGTCAAGGAAGGCGAGCGGTACACGCTCACCGTGCACGTCAAGGACCGCTCCGGAGCCGCCACCGCCGCCGACCTCGCCGTGCAGCGACTCGTCGCGGGCGCCGACCCGTTCAGCGCCCACGTCGACGACTCGGGCACCCTGCGGCTGCGGCTGGACCCGGGCACGTACAGCGTGTCCTCCTTCCTCGACGTGCGCGGCAGCCACGGCGCCGACTCCCTCGGGCTCGGCTTCCTCGCCGCCCCCGAGATCACCCTCGACCGGGACCGCGAGATCACCCTGGACGGGCGGCGGCTGCGCGAGGTCCGCGCCGACGTGGGCCGCCGCACCGAGCGGCGCCAGCTCCTCATGGAGTACGACCGCAAGGCGGGCGGCGCCGACCTGTTCGGCGCCGTGCAGGTGCCGCTGACGTACGACAGCGTGTTCGCCGCGCCGACCGAAAAGGTCCGGCAGGGCTCCTTCGAGTACCGGACGGTGTGGCGGCTCGGCGCACCCCCGCTGGCGGTCAAGGGCGTCGGTGACGCGCTCGTCCAGGCGGGCAGCACCCTCACCGCGGGCCGCAGCAGGCTGCCGCTGGTCGACATCGGCACCGGCGGCCTCACCGGCAGGAACGTGCGCGGCAAGGCGGTCCTGGCCCGCGTCACCGACACCACCGACCCCGGCGCGCTCGCCCAGGCCGCGCAGGACGCGGGCGCCGCCGCGCTCTTCGTCACGGACGACGCGCCCGGCCGGCTCAGCCTGTGGTGGGGCACCGACGACAACGCCGACCGGCCGCTCCTGATCGCCTCGGTGAACGCCGCCGACGCCGCCCGGCTGCGCGCCGCCCGCCGCGTCGACATGACCGGCACCCCGCACACGCCGTACGTCTACGACCTCTCGGACGGCCACCCGGGCGCGGTCCCCGACCATGACCTGACCTACGCCCCCGGCAAGCGCCGACTGGCCGCGCTGGACGTGAGGTTCCACTCCGGGCAGGCGGCGAGCGGCGGGGAGTTCCGGTACTCGATCACCGACACCTTCCCCATCGGCCTCGGCTTCCCCGAGAGCGCCGACTACCCGGCCACCCGCACCGACTACGTCTCCACCGGGCCCGGCCAGCTCTGGCACGAGTCGGTGACGCTCGGCGAGGGCACCCTGGAGGAACGCAGCGGCCTGGTCCGCTACACCGGCGGCTCGCACCGGGAGCTGGACTGGTTCAAGCCCGTCTGGCACCCGTGGCTGGGCACCGGGCTCGGCTGGGGCCAGCAGCGCGCCGGGAACACCCTCCAGTTCAACGCGCCCGGCTGGGGCGACTCCGGGCCCGACCACACCGGCTTCGGCGACGTGTGGAGCGCGGAGAGCGGCATGTCCCAGACGACGGTGGCCTATCTGGACGGCAAGGAGGTGGACCGCGGCACCAGTTCGAGCGCGTACGTCCGGGACGCGCCCGCCGACGAGCACACGTACAAGCTCGTCACCGACACCGCGCTGGACCCGGCCCGCTGGAAGCTCGCCGGGCGGGGTCACGCCGAGTGGACGTTCCGTTCGGCCGCCACCCCCGAGGACCACTGGAGCTTCCTGCCCCTGATCAACCTCGCCCTCGACGTCGACACCGACCTCGCGGGCACGGTGCGGGCGGGCAGCCGGATCCCGGTGGGCCTGAGCGCCGCGTACGTGGCGGGCGCCACCGGCACCGGCACCCTCTCCGGGGGCCGGCTGGAGGTCTCCTACGACGAGGGCGCGACCTGGCGGCAGGTGCGGCTCGCCGGCGGGCACGCCTCCTGGAAGGGCACGCTGAGCGTGCCCCGGGGCGCGGCGTCCGTCTCGCTGCGCGCCTCGGCGGGGGACGACCGGGGCGGCTCCGTGCACCAGGAGCTCGTCCGGGCCGTGGGGGTGCGGCAGCGGTGA
- a CDS encoding rod shape-determining protein has protein sequence MSASLEQLRRCHLAVDLGAARTRVYVKGAGLVVDQPSVAAVNTRTGALIAVGEFAEKMTGRTPDYIRVVRPVSGGTVIDIEMAQRMLRHLLGDKMRRSLRRKARLRAAACTPHDADPLAQRATVETLVGLGARRVELVDTLIAAAVGCGLPVERAEATMIMVCGAAATQVAVLSLGSIVAAVRMPVGGEAVDHAIVQHLRQEHALVLPSQSVRPLQLALHDNGLTAHGPAATEIHGRDVATGLARSVLVDTAAVREAIQAPLTAVLDGIYTVLRECPPDLVADLVDRGIMMVGGSALLPGLDQMLRRATGMPVHIADRPDVCAVQGLGEMLEGRIEPLVLDPIGA, from the coding sequence ATGTCCGCCAGTCTGGAGCAGTTGCGCCGCTGTCATCTCGCCGTCGACCTGGGAGCGGCCCGGACCCGTGTGTACGTCAAGGGCGCGGGACTCGTCGTCGACCAGCCCTCGGTCGCCGCCGTCAACACCCGTACCGGCGCGCTGATCGCGGTCGGCGAGTTCGCGGAGAAGATGACCGGCCGCACCCCCGACTACATCCGCGTGGTCCGCCCGGTCTCCGGCGGCACCGTCATCGACATCGAGATGGCCCAGCGCATGCTGCGGCATCTGCTCGGCGACAAGATGCGCCGCTCGCTGCGCCGCAAGGCCCGGCTGCGGGCGGCGGCCTGCACCCCGCACGACGCCGATCCGCTGGCCCAGCGCGCCACCGTCGAGACCCTGGTCGGACTCGGCGCCCGCCGGGTGGAGCTGGTCGACACGCTCATCGCCGCCGCCGTGGGCTGCGGACTGCCCGTGGAACGCGCCGAGGCCACCATGATCATGGTGTGCGGCGCCGCGGCGACCCAGGTGGCCGTCCTCTCCCTCGGCTCGATCGTCGCCGCCGTACGAATGCCGGTGGGCGGCGAGGCCGTCGACCACGCGATCGTCCAGCACCTGCGCCAGGAACACGCGTTGGTGCTGCCCAGCCAGTCGGTGCGCCCGCTGCAACTGGCCCTGCACGACAACGGCCTCACGGCGCACGGCCCGGCGGCCACCGAGATCCACGGCCGGGACGTGGCCACCGGGCTCGCCCGCTCCGTCCTGGTGGACACCGCCGCCGTGCGAGAAGCCATCCAGGCCCCGCTGACCGCCGTGCTCGACGGCATCTACACGGTGCTGCGGGAGTGCCCGCCCGACCTGGTCGCCGACCTCGTGGACCGGGGCATCATGATGGTCGGCGGCTCCGCGCTGCTGCCGGGCCTCGACCAGATGCTGCGCCGGGCCACGGGCATGCCGGTGCACATCGCCGACCGCCCCGACGTGTGCGCGGTGCAGGGCCTGGGCGAGATGCTGGAGGGCCGGATCGAACCGCTGGTACTGGACCCGATCGGGGCGTAG
- a CDS encoding ANTAR domain-containing response regulator: MTSGTPPPPLARRLDAPAAPLAIAAHVRPDGRARLAPSGELVHGCADTLAKALAELPPRTCRIDLDMAGVTFMDSAGLGFLEALDAHGRCHLVPVTATGWTGQPRRVLELAGLDTADPLNPSPEDPAPPAPAAPAPASAVAVERGERLLQLQREVEQLRRAIDSRPVIDQARGILMAAHACTPQQAWDILREASQRSNTKLRTVASAVTAGALPDGPPPPEEIRAALRAALARTTACGGGNDGYPDPE; encoded by the coding sequence ATGACCTCAGGGACACCACCTCCACCTCTCGCGCGGCGGCTGGACGCGCCGGCCGCTCCGCTGGCCATCGCCGCGCACGTCCGCCCGGACGGCCGGGCCCGGCTCGCCCCGAGCGGAGAGCTGGTGCACGGCTGCGCGGACACGCTGGCCAAGGCGCTCGCCGAACTGCCGCCCCGAACCTGCCGGATCGACCTGGACATGGCCGGGGTGACGTTCATGGACTCGGCGGGTCTCGGCTTCCTGGAGGCGCTCGACGCGCACGGCCGCTGCCATCTCGTCCCCGTCACGGCCACCGGCTGGACGGGGCAGCCGCGCCGCGTCCTGGAACTGGCCGGCCTGGACACCGCCGACCCGCTGAACCCGTCCCCGGAGGATCCCGCGCCCCCCGCACCGGCCGCCCCCGCCCCCGCCTCGGCGGTGGCCGTGGAGCGCGGGGAGCGGCTGCTCCAACTCCAGCGGGAGGTCGAGCAGCTGCGCCGGGCCATCGACTCCCGCCCGGTCATCGACCAGGCCCGCGGCATCCTGATGGCCGCCCACGCCTGCACCCCGCAGCAGGCCTGGGACATCCTCCGCGAGGCGTCCCAGCGCTCCAACACCAAGCTGCGGACCGTGGCCTCCGCCGTCACCGCGGGCGCCCTGCCGGACGGGCCCCCGCCCCCGGAGGAGATCCGCGCGGCCCTGCGCGCCGCGCTGGCCCGGACGACCGCGTGCGGAGGAGGGAACGACGGGTACCCGGACCCCGAGTGA
- a CDS encoding protein kinase domain-containing protein, giving the protein MLALREHDPERIADYRLLGRLGEGGMGVVYLARSARGRMVAVKSIRAELAAVADFRTRFAHEIAVARQVGGDWTAAVLDADPHAERPWVATAYIPGPTLADVVGRHGPLPEQSVRGLASGLCGALADIHAAGLVHRDLKPSNIMITVDGPKVIDFGIVRALDDPTGGGLTATGSVVGTPGFMAPEHIRGERLTPACDIFSLGAVLAFAAAGRLAFEASQGQAHAVMYRVVHEEPDLTGVPGPLLPLVRDCLAKDPGARPSLDTLRAREETRYRHRGPWLPAAVLARLGQDAARLLAHEDPHTRAVAGTMPAPAGPPPDAAPTGPTRPLTAPDAWQRQPAAAPDDGEARRTLAEEREGADRPEPATIAVYAALTLFTAVALGTAGRQLYLASTLHGNAAYQYWDGGSASDLWGKLQIGSGAVLVVCWLLWFTQARAAAEHFAPGRLRHHPRMAVLAWFVPVGNLYLPKQIANDVWHASSPPGRAGAMAPAARLDLWWSLWLLTLVTWPEFWRTCHWARINHADWADRPHGDYALNTTGWTAVVLRLLVVPTAVAAALYVYRLTALQRARRGVPAAGTGVSP; this is encoded by the coding sequence GTGCTGGCGCTGCGGGAACACGATCCGGAGCGGATCGCGGACTACCGGCTGCTGGGCCGGCTCGGCGAGGGCGGTATGGGCGTGGTGTACCTCGCCCGGTCGGCGCGGGGCCGGATGGTGGCGGTGAAGTCGATCCGCGCCGAACTGGCGGCGGTTGCGGACTTCCGGACCCGGTTCGCCCACGAGATCGCCGTGGCCCGGCAGGTCGGCGGGGACTGGACGGCCGCCGTACTGGACGCCGACCCGCACGCCGAACGGCCCTGGGTCGCCACCGCCTACATCCCCGGACCCACCCTCGCCGACGTGGTGGGCCGGCACGGTCCGCTGCCGGAGCAGTCCGTGCGCGGCCTGGCGTCCGGACTGTGCGGCGCCCTCGCCGACATCCACGCCGCCGGGCTCGTCCACCGGGATCTGAAGCCGTCGAACATCATGATCACCGTCGATGGTCCGAAGGTGATCGACTTCGGTATCGTCCGCGCGCTGGACGATCCGACCGGTGGCGGTCTGACCGCCACCGGATCGGTCGTGGGCACCCCCGGGTTCATGGCCCCCGAACACATCCGCGGTGAGCGTCTCACCCCGGCCTGCGACATCTTCTCGCTCGGCGCCGTGCTCGCCTTCGCCGCCGCCGGGCGCCTGGCCTTCGAGGCGTCCCAGGGGCAGGCCCACGCCGTCATGTACCGCGTGGTGCACGAGGAACCGGACCTCACGGGCGTCCCCGGGCCGCTCCTGCCCCTCGTCCGGGACTGCCTGGCCAAGGACCCGGGCGCCCGGCCGTCCCTCGACACGCTCCGGGCCCGGGAGGAGACCCGGTACCGGCACCGCGGACCGTGGCTGCCGGCCGCCGTCCTGGCCCGGCTCGGACAGGACGCGGCCCGGCTGCTCGCCCACGAGGACCCGCACACCCGGGCGGTTGCCGGGACCATGCCCGCTCCGGCGGGTCCGCCGCCGGACGCCGCCCCGACCGGACCGACCCGACCGCTCACCGCCCCGGACGCATGGCAGCGGCAGCCCGCCGCGGCGCCGGACGACGGAGAGGCGCGGCGCACCCTGGCCGAAGAACGCGAGGGGGCGGACCGGCCGGAGCCTGCCACCATCGCCGTGTACGCGGCGCTCACCCTGTTCACCGCGGTGGCCCTGGGCACGGCCGGCCGGCAGCTCTATCTGGCGAGCACCCTGCACGGCAACGCGGCCTACCAGTACTGGGACGGCGGGTCCGCCTCCGACCTCTGGGGGAAACTCCAGATCGGCTCGGGAGCGGTGCTGGTCGTGTGCTGGCTGCTCTGGTTCACCCAAGCACGCGCCGCCGCCGAGCACTTCGCCCCCGGGCGGCTGCGCCACCACCCTCGCATGGCCGTCCTCGCCTGGTTCGTCCCGGTCGGCAACCTCTACCTGCCCAAGCAGATCGCCAACGACGTCTGGCACGCCTCCAGCCCGCCCGGCCGGGCCGGGGCCATGGCTCCCGCCGCCAGGCTCGACCTCTGGTGGAGTCTCTGGCTGCTCACCCTGGTCACCTGGCCGGAGTTCTGGAGGACGTGCCACTGGGCCAGGATCAACCACGCCGACTGGGCCGACCGGCCGCACGGCGACTACGCCCTCAACACAACGGGCTGGACAGCCGTGGTCCTCCGGCTCCTCGTGGTCCCCACGGCTGTCGCGGCCGCGCTGTACGTGTACAGGCTGACGGCCCTGCAACGAGCGCGGCGCGGCGTCCCGGCGGCGGGCACCGGGGTGTCCCCGTAG